From the genome of Kaistella daneshvariae, one region includes:
- the paaB gene encoding 1,2-phenylacetyl-CoA epoxidase subunit PaaB codes for MSNLDMWEVFIQTKPGLSHKHAGTVQAATAELALQAARDVYTRRMEGTSIWVVPSKYMVTSEGVDKEAFFDPADDKLYRHPTFYEIPNDVKNM; via the coding sequence ATGAGCAATTTAGATATGTGGGAAGTTTTCATCCAGACAAAACCGGGACTTTCCCATAAACACGCCGGAACCGTGCAGGCAGCAACCGCAGAACTGGCGCTTCAGGCAGCGCGCGACGTGTATACCAGACGAATGGAAGGAACTTCGATTTGGGTAGTGCCGAGCAAATATATGGTGACTTCTGAAGGTGTGGACAAAGAAGCATTTTTCGACCCGGCAGACGACAAACTCTACCGCCACCCGACTTTCTACGAAATCCCAAATGACGTGAAGAATATGTAA
- the hutI gene encoding imidazolonepropionase, translating to MKLIGPFKQIVTLGNLPLRGKISDEQLEIINDGGIIIKDGLIYKTGNFADLKANFSDIEIEHIADEQICLPAFTDSHTHICFGGNRARDFAMRNAGKTYLEIAESGGGIWSSVLHTRKATQDELLQTILERINSLISLGITTIEIKSGYGLDVENELKMLRVIQKAQTLTKATLIPTCLSAHLKPRDFAGTSEEYLQFIVEEILPEVRRENLAKRVDIFIEKSAFLPEESRNFLLKAKELGFEITVHADQFTSGSSRIAVEVGAKSADHLEATIDEDIEFLAKSNTVATALPGASLGLGEKFTPARKILDAGGILAIASDWNPGSAPMGNLITQASILATFEKLSTAEVLAGITFRSAFALNLEDRGTLENEKKADFVTFETANFQNILYHQGSLQAANVYIDGEKV from the coding sequence ATGAAGTTAATCGGCCCGTTTAAACAAATTGTGACGCTCGGCAATTTGCCGCTTCGCGGAAAAATTTCAGATGAACAGCTTGAAATAATTAACGATGGCGGAATTATAATCAAAGACGGTCTCATCTATAAAACCGGAAATTTTGCCGATTTAAAGGCGAATTTTTCTGATATTGAAATCGAGCACATCGCTGATGAACAAATCTGTTTACCGGCCTTTACCGATTCGCACACGCATATTTGTTTTGGGGGAAACCGCGCCAGAGATTTCGCCATGCGCAACGCCGGAAAAACCTATCTGGAAATTGCAGAAAGTGGCGGCGGCATTTGGAGCTCTGTTTTGCACACCCGAAAAGCAACCCAAGACGAACTTTTGCAAACCATTTTAGAAAGAATAAATTCCTTGATTTCGCTGGGAATTACCACGATTGAAATAAAATCCGGATACGGTTTGGATGTTGAAAATGAGTTGAAAATGCTGCGCGTCATCCAGAAAGCACAAACTTTAACAAAAGCTACTTTAATTCCGACATGTCTTTCCGCGCACCTGAAACCTCGTGATTTTGCGGGAACTTCGGAAGAATATCTACAATTTATAGTTGAAGAAATTTTGCCCGAAGTGCGGCGAGAAAATCTTGCAAAACGCGTCGATATTTTTATTGAAAAATCGGCATTTTTGCCCGAAGAAAGCCGGAATTTTTTATTAAAAGCGAAAGAATTAGGTTTTGAAATAACGGTTCACGCGGATCAATTTACCTCCGGAAGTTCGCGAATCGCGGTGGAAGTCGGTGCGAAATCGGCCGATCATTTGGAAGCCACGATCGACGAAGATATCGAGTTTTTAGCAAAATCAAACACTGTTGCAACAGCACTTCCAGGCGCCAGTTTAGGTTTAGGAGAAAAATTTACGCCGGCGCGAAAAATTTTGGATGCGGGTGGAATTCTCGCCATTGCTTCTGACTGGAATCCCGGTTCTGCGCCGATGGGAAATCTCATCACTCAAGCCTCAATTTTAGCCACTTTCGAAAAATTATCAACCGCAGAAGTCTTGGCCGGAATTACTTTCCGCTCCGCTTTTGCTTTAAATTTAGAAGACCGCGGGACTTTGGAAAACGAGAAAAAAGCCGATTTTGTGACTTTCGAGACTGCAAATTTTCAGAATATCCTATATCATCAGGGAAGTTTGCAAGCCGCAAACGTTTATATCGACGGAGAAAAAGTTTAA
- a CDS encoding MFS transporter gives MISTPQKQRIALSAYFLLSGLCFSTWASRIPTIKEQFNLSEGDLGNLLMIMPASAIIGIPLSGWLVAKYDSRVPLQFASVIFLLSLFSIGWGFSLFALVISLVLFSIALRIINVAINTQSLSIQEKFEKKIVGKFHGVWSIGGILGVLFSTVMLKFHVSIFWHFLAVFSLGLLIIIAMYGFLIKNDKAKTSNPFRFQKPSKYIALLGLMVFFAAICEGGMYDWNGVYLKEVVNQEVFTYGYLLFMVCMTISRLTIDNLMSRFGMQKIYIASSVLITSGVLLATVFPYLVPVLIGFCMVGFGVSGLYPMTFILAGKAKKYSVPIVISIISTYSTVGMFLGPPIIGYLASAFGLQRAFITFLLAGLMFIPLSKMVFDHLKKTA, from the coding sequence ATGATTTCTACACCACAAAAGCAAAGAATTGCTTTATCAGCTTATTTCCTGTTATCCGGATTGTGTTTTTCCACCTGGGCGTCGCGGATCCCGACCATTAAAGAACAGTTTAATTTATCCGAAGGCGACCTGGGAAATTTATTGATGATCATGCCGGCGAGTGCAATTATCGGCATTCCGCTTTCCGGCTGGCTTGTGGCAAAATATGACAGCCGGGTGCCGCTGCAGTTTGCCAGCGTTATTTTTCTGCTTTCTTTATTTTCAATCGGATGGGGATTTTCGCTGTTTGCATTGGTGATTTCCCTGGTTTTATTTTCAATCGCTTTGCGAATTATTAACGTGGCCATCAACACGCAGTCGCTTTCCATTCAGGAAAAATTCGAAAAGAAAATCGTAGGGAAATTCCACGGCGTGTGGAGCATTGGTGGAATATTGGGCGTACTTTTTTCAACCGTAATGCTCAAATTCCACGTTTCCATTTTCTGGCACTTTTTAGCGGTATTTTCTTTGGGATTGCTTATTATCATTGCGATGTACGGTTTTTTAATCAAAAATGACAAAGCTAAAACCAGCAACCCTTTTCGCTTTCAAAAACCCAGCAAATATATTGCGCTTTTAGGATTAATGGTTTTTTTCGCCGCAATTTGCGAGGGCGGAATGTACGACTGGAACGGCGTTTACCTGAAAGAAGTCGTAAACCAGGAAGTTTTTACGTATGGCTACTTGCTTTTTATGGTGTGTATGACGATTTCGCGACTCACCATCGATAATTTAATGAGCAGATTTGGCATGCAGAAAATCTACATCGCAAGTTCGGTTCTTATAACTTCCGGAGTGCTTCTGGCAACAGTTTTTCCGTATTTAGTGCCCGTTCTTATCGGTTTTTGTATGGTTGGTTTCGGTGTTTCCGGATTGTATCCGATGACTTTCATTTTGGCCGGAAAAGCGAAAAAATATTCGGTTCCAATTGTAATATCCATCATCAGCACCTATTCTACGGTCGGGATGTTTTTGGGGCCGCCGATAATTGGTTATCTTGCAAGTGCCTTTGGCCTGCAAAGAGCGTTTATCACTTTTCTTTTAGCAGGATTGATGTTTATTCCGCTTTCGAAAATGGTTTTTGATCATTTAAAAAAGACCGCATAA